In a single window of the Centroberyx gerrardi isolate f3 chromosome 17, fCenGer3.hap1.cur.20231027, whole genome shotgun sequence genome:
- the LOC144542544 gene encoding uncharacterized protein LOC144542544, translating to MKLNMNRELIIIIIPLFWITGVSLNKNKDVHQTPADLLGKLNGEVNLTCKHSISSYNTILWYQRSEGDSSLKLIGYTSYTITQVVEEPYQSHFNVSGNDPDSTAETPAGSSHSAAQTDNMIPPRLIIFIITLFWIEGVSLSKEKQVLQTPPELLRKLNDEVKLTFTHNITSYDTILWYQRSAGDSSLKLIAYMYFKSPTVESPFKSHFNVSGDGEKKAFLHILKQTS from the exons ATGAAACTCAACATGAACAGAGAACTCATCATAATTATCATCCCACTTTTCTGGATCACAG GAGTGTCACtcaacaaaaataaagatgttCATCAGACTCCAGCTGATCTGCTGGGGAAACTGAATGGTGAAGTCAACCTGACCTGCAAACACAGCATCAGTAGCTACAACACTATTCTCTGGTATCAGCGCTCAGAGGGAGACTCTTCTCTAAAGCTGATCGGATATACAAGTTATACAATAACTCAAGTTGTTGAAGAGCCGTATCAAAGTCACTTCAATGTGAGTGGAAACG aTCCAGACAGCACAGCAGAGACTCCAGCTGGTTCTTCACATTCAGCAGCGCAGACAGACAACATGATCCCTCCTCGTctcatcatattcatcatcacTCTGTTCTGGATTGAAG gAGTTTCACTCAGTAAAGAGAAACAAGTGCTTCAGACTCCCCCTGAACTGCTGAGGAAACTGAATGATGAAGTCAAACTGACCTTCACACATAACATCACAAGCTATGACACTATTCTCTGGTATCAGCGCTCAGCAGGAGACTCTTCCCTAAAGCTGATTGCCTATATGTATTTCAAAAGTCCAACTGTTGAGTCACCATTTAAAAGCCACTTCAACGTGAGTGGAGACGGTGAGAAAAAGGCTTTTCTTCACATCCTGAAACAGACATCCTGA
- the LOC144542543 gene encoding uncharacterized protein LOC144542543 has translation MNRELIIIIIPLFWITGVSLNKNKDVHQAPADLLGKLNGEVNLTCKHSISSYDTILWYQRSEGDSSLKLIGYTTYTSTQHVEKPYQSHFNVSGNDPDSTAETPAGSSHSAAQTDNMIPPHLIIFIITLFWIEGVSLSKEKQVLQTPAELLWKLNDEVKLTFTQNIPNYDTILWYQCSAGDSSLKLIAYMYYKSPTVESPFKSRFNVSGDGEKKAFLHILKLRHPEDSGEYFGAASMHSNKDSCSLLQKPP, from the exons ATGAACAGAGAACTCATCATAATTATCATCCCACTTTTCTGGATCACAG GAGTGTCACtcaacaaaaataaagatgttCATCAGGCTCCAGCTGATCTGCTGGGGAAACTGAATGGTGAAGTCAACCTGACCTGCAAACACAGCATCAGTAGCTACGACACTATTCTCTGGTATCAGCGCTCAGAGGGAGACTCTTCTCTAAAGCTGATCGGATATACAACTTATACAAGCACTCAACATGTTGAAAAGCCGTATCAAAGTCACTTCAATGTGAGTGGAAACG aTCCAGACAGCACAGCAGAGACTCCAGCTGGTTCTTCACATTCAGCAGCGCAGACAGACAACATGATCCCTCCTCATctcatcatattcatcatcacTCTGTTCTGGATTGAAG gAGTTTCACTCAGTAAAGAGAAACAAGTGCTTCAGACTCCAGCTGAACTGCTGTGGAAACTGAATGATGAAGTCAAACTGACCTTCACACAGAACATCCCAAACTATGACACTATTCTCTGGTATCAGTGCTCAGCAGGAGACTCTTCCCTAAAGCTGATTGCCTATATGTATTACAAAAGTCCAACTGTTGAGTCACCATTTAAAAGCCGCTTCAACGTGAGTGGAGACGGTGAGAAAAAGGCTTTTCTTCACATCCTGAAACTGAGACATCCTGAAGACAGCGGAGAATATTTTGGTGCAGCAAGTATGCACAGTAATAAAGACAGCTGCTCTCTCCTACAAAAACCTCCATAA